In Clavibacter californiensis, the sequence CCACGCGGTCGCCGTGAGCCCGGGGGACGGCATGATCCGGTAGTCGAGCGCGAATCGGACGAGGCCGTAGCCCATGGAGATGGCGCAGACGACGGCGGACCCGGCGCCCAGGTACCCGAGTCCGATGGACGTCGGCTGCGCGGGCGTCCCGGCGGGCAGGCGGATCCGACGGCTCGTGCGCGGCGGCGCGTCGTCCGCGCGGGCGCTCACTTGGGCACCTCCAGCACGACCGTCGTCCCGGATCCGGGGGAGGAGAACAGCCGGGCGTTGCCGCCCACGTCCGTGAGGCGCGCGACGACCGACTCCTTGAATCCCAGCTTCGCCTGGTCCACGTGCGCGAGGTCGAAGCCGACGCCGGCGTCGGTGACCATGGCGCGCACGGTGGTGTCGTCGTCGGTGATGGTGACGTGGGCCTCGGTGACGCCCGCGTGCCGCCGGACGTTCTCCAGGCACTCGGCGAGCGAGAGCAGGAACGCGTCGAGGATGTCGCTCGGGAGCAGCACCTGCCCGGTCCCGTGCCAGCTGACCTCGAGGCCCATCCGGCCGAAGCGCTGCTTCACCGACTCGAGCGTGTTGCCGAGCACCGACTGCTCGACGGGCTCGAGCGTGTACCCGCCCGACGCCTGCGGGGTGGGGTTCGCGCCCAGGCGCAGCTGGCGGAGCAGGCGCGCGTCGTCGGCCGCCTGCTGGCGCATGGCCTGCGGCGTGACGCCGACCCCGGAGTGCGCGAGGAGCGTGAGGGTCGCCAGCACGGTGTCGTGCAGGAGGCGCGCGCCCTGGCGTCGCTGCGCCTCGAGCTCGCTCGCCATGCGCTCGGCGCGGTGGGCGCGCCCGATGTCGGTGATGCGGCGGCCGACCCGGTGCACGGCCACGCTCAGCCAGTAGCCGAGGATCCCCGCGAGCAGCCAGCCGAACACGTGCACCAGGACGACGTACGGGAAGGCGCCGGTGGACCAGGAGGCGCCGACGGCGACCGCGCTCGTGAGGACGAAGGCGGCCGCCACGACGCGGAGCCGTCCCGGCCGCACGGTCTCGAGGAGCGCGAGCGAGCCGATGGCGCCCGCGGAGATGTGGGTGAGCGCGGTGAGCGACGATGCGGAGCGCCCGCCGAGCTGGGCGACGACCATCGCCGCGAGCCCGGCGACGAGCACGACGACCATCCACCTGACGCGCGCGTCGGTGCCGATCCGCCACTGGGCGACGGCGAGCACCGCCAGGAGCGCGACGCCGCCGGCCGCGGCGGGCACCGGCATCTCGCCCGGCAGCAGGATGCACGCGGCGGCGACCGCGGTGAAGCTGAGGCCGTACACGCGTGCGGTCCGCTGCAGCAGGCGCTCGCGCTCGCGCTTCATGCGATCCATCGGGTCCCCGCTCGGAGTGCGCCGACGCCGGTGGCGAGCGCTGGGTGTGCTCCGATCCTAGGCGCGTCCGTCACGCGCATCTCACGCCGACGTGACGGTGCGGGGCGATTGTCCACATGCCCTACGATCGCGCACCGCCCGCCCGGGCGGGTGGGCGGCGGATGGATCCGTACCCTATTCCGGCGCGATCCAGCCGTGGCGGATCGCATGGCGCCGCAGCAGCAGCTTGGTCCCGAGGTCCGTCCCCGCGTGCAGGTACTTGCGGCGCCCCCGCTTGATGTACGACTTGACGGTCTCCTCCGTCGTGCTCATCGCCTCCGCGACGTCGCGGATCGACCGCCCGCCCGCGTAGAGCACCAGCGCGCGCTGCTCCTGCTGGCCGAGCCGCGGATCCTCCTCGGCCTGGAAGTCCTGCATCGCCTGCTGCACGAGCGCCGTCTGCCGGGGCGTGCCGTCCGCGGCGGCGTGGATGCTCGCGATCAGCTCCTCCGACGACTCGGCCTTCGGGACCACGGCGGAGGCGCCCGCGCGCATGGCGCCGTGGATGGTCGACGGGTCGGCATGCGTGCTCAGGAGCACGGACGTGAGGCCGGCGCCCGTGAGCGTGCGGATCTTCTGCGCGACCGGCACCTCGTCGCGGAGCGCGAGGTCGAGGACGACGACGTCGAAGGCATCAGGGAAGCGGTCGTCGCGCACGAGCCCGTTCCACGTGGGGGAGGTCGCGACCACCTCGACGCCCGTGCGGGGACGCGAGAGCCGGGCGCTCAGGCCGTCGAGCAGGAGGACGTGGTCGTCGACCAGCGCCACGCGGACCCGTTGGCCGTGGCCCGTCGCGTGCAGCGGACGTCGGCTCATCGGTGCTCCCCTCGTACGCCGGTGCCCGGAGGGGGCGGCGTGCTCCCAGGGGAAGCATAGGAACGCATGATGTCGCGGGCGATGCCGCGCACGGAACTCACCCCCGGACTGGGGCGCTCCTACGCGGGGGTGTCGAGCAGGCGCGCGAGCTCGCGGCCCACGGCCTCGTTCTCGATGAGGAAGCCGTCGTGGCCGTAGTCGGAGGAGATCACGACGACCTCGCCGCCGTCGACGGTCCCGGGCACATGCCGGGCGACGAGCCGCTGGTCGGGGACGGGGAACAGCCGGTCGCTGTCGATGCCGACCACGAGCGTCGCCGCCCGCACCCTCCCGAGCGCGGCCTCGACGCCGCCGCGGTCACGACCCACGTCGTGCGAGCTCATCGCGTCGATCAGGCGGATGTAGCTGGTCGCGTCGAAGCGCCGGGTGAACTTGTTCCCGTGGAAGTCGAGGTACGACTCCACGGCGTACCTGCCCTCGTCGCCCATCGGGCTGATGCCGCTCTGCCACGAGCGGGCGAACCTCTGATTGAGCTCGTCCGGGCTGCGGTAGTTCAGCAGCGCCATGCGGCGCGCGAGCGCGAGGCCCCGGTGCGGCCCGTCGCCGTCCGCCGCGTCGAAGTAGTCGCCGTCGCGGTACGCGGGATCCATCCGGATCGCCTCGGCCTGCACGGAGTTGAGCGCGATCTGGTCGGCGCTGGCGATGGCAGGGGCCGCGAGGATCGCGAGCCGGCGCATCCGGTCGGGGAGCCCCACGCCCCACTCCAGCGCCTGCATCCCGCCCATGGACCCGCCGACGACCGCCGCCCAGACGGCGATCCCGAGCGCATCCGCGAGGGCGGCCTGCACGGCGACCTGGTCGCGGATGGTGATGAAGGGGAACCTCGCTCCCCATTCGGCGCCGTCGGGCGCGAGGGAGGCGGGGCCTGTCGTGCCCTGGCAGCCGCCCAGCATGTTGGGGGCGACGACGAACCAGCGGTCTGTGTCGATCGCGAGGCCGGGACCCACGATGCCCGACCACCACCCGCCCGTGGGCTGCCCGGGACCCGCGGATCCGCGGAGGTGGCTGTCGCCCGTGAGGGCGTGCAGCACCAGCACGGCGTTGCCGCCGTCGGGGTCGCGCTCGCCGAAGGTCTCGTATGCCACGCGCACCGACGGGATCCGCCCGCCCGCCTCCAGGTCGATCCCCCCCACCTGTGCGAACAGCCGGTCGGCGACGGGGTCGCCCTCGCGCCACGCGCCCGACGCGGGCGGCCGTCCGATCAGGGAGCGGATCTGCGCATCCGTCACCAGGCTCGACGGGACGGTGTCCTCGGGTGTCTGCCAGTCCATCCCGGTCAGTGAAGCACCCGGGGCGGACGCGCGCCCGAGTGTTACGCCCCGCTCTGCCGGGTGCCCGCGAGCGCAGGGGCGGCGGCGCCGTCCTTGACGGCGCGCGCGGCCCGGAGCCCGGCCGCGAGGTCCTCGATGATGTCGTCGATGCTCTCGAGGCCGACCGACAGGCGCACGAGCCCGGGGGTGACGCCCGCCGTCAGCTGCTGCTCGGGCGTGAGCTGCGCGTGGGTGGTCGACGCCGGGTGGATGACGAGGCTCCGCACGTCGCCGATGTTCGCCAGGTGGCTGAACAGCTCCAGCGACTCGACGAGCGCGCGCCCCGCGTCCACCCCGCCCTTCAGCTCGAAGGAGAGGACGGCGCCGACGCCGCGCGGCGCGTACCGGTTCCCCGCCGCGTACCAGGGGCTCGACGGGAGACCCGCGTAGTAGACGTTCGCGATGTCCTCGTGCGCGTCGAGCCACTCGGCCACCGCCTGGGCGTTCTGCACGTGCCGCTCGATCCGGAGGCTCAGCGTCTCGATGCCCTGGATGAGCTGCCAGGCGCTCGCCGGGGCGATGGACGCCCCGAGGTCGCGGAGCAGCTGAACGCGCGCCTTGGTGATGTAGGCGAGGCCGTCACCCAAGGCCTCGGCGTAGGTGACGCCGTGGTACGACGGATCGGGGGTCGTGAGCCCCGGGAAGCGCTCCGCGTGCTCGGACCACGGGAACCGGCCGCCGTCCACCACCAGGCCGCCGATGACCGTGCCGTGCCCGCCGAGGAACTTCGTGGCCGAGTGCACGACGATGTCCGCGCCGTGCTCGAGCGGCCGGATGAGGTACGGGGTGGCGATGGTGCTGTCCACGATCAGCGGCACGCCCGCATCGTGCGCCACGTCGGCGACGGCGCGGATGTCGAGGACGTTGATGCGCGGGTTGCCGATGGTCTCGGCGAAGAACAGCTTGGTGTTCGGCCGCGCGGCCCGTGCCCACGCCTCGGGGTCGTCCTGGTCCTCGACGAACGTCGTCTCGATGCCGAGCTTCGCGAGCGTGTACTTGAAGAGGTTGTACGTGCCGCCGTAGATGGAGGAGCTCGAGACGATGTGGTCGCCCGCCTGCGCGATGTTGAGCACGGCGAAGGTGGAGGCCGACTGCCCGGAGGCGACCAGCAGCGCACCGGTCCCGCCCTCGAGGGCAGCGATGCGCTCCTCCACGACGGCCTGCGTGGGGTTCATGATGCGCGTGTAGATGTTGCCGGGCTGCGCCAGCGCGAACAGGTCCTGCGCGTGCTGGGCGTCGTCGAACACGTAGGACGTGGTCTGGTAGATGGGCGTCGCGCGTGCGTGCGTGACCGGATCCGGCGCCGCCCCCGCGTGGATCTGCTGCGTCTCGAAGCGCCAGCCCGCTGCCCGGTCCTCGTCGTGGTCGCTCATCGTCGTGCCTTCCCTCGTGCGTCGGTGCCTCCCGTGCGGGCGCTCCCCGACTGTAGGAATCGCGGGGGCGACCGGTCAACGCGGGTCCGTCGCGGGGCGTAACCCGCGGCCGCCGGCGTTCCCTACGCTGGGGTCATGTCCAGCAGCAAGAGGGTCGTCGTCACGGGTGCGAGCTCGGGGATCGGCGCCGCCACCGTCCGCCTGTTCCGGAGCCGGGGGTGGGACGTCGTCGGCGTCGCCCGCCGCGAGGACCGCCTGCGAGCGCTCGCCGAGGAGACCGGCGCGACCTACGCCGTCGCCGACCTCACGGTGCAGGCCGACGTCGACGCGCTCCGCGACCACCTGCGCGAGACCGGCCACGTGCACGCCCTCGTGAACAACGCCGGGGGAGCCGTGGGCACCGACTCCGTCGAGGGCGGTTCGTCCGAGGACTGGGCCTGGATGTACGACATCAACGTGCTCGCCGTGCGGCGCGTGACGAGCGCGCTCCTCCCGCTGCTCCGCGCCGGCGTCCCCGAGGGAGGCAGCGCCGACATCGTGACCGTGAGCTCCATCGCCGCGCACGTGCCCTACGAGGGCGGCGGCGGCTACAACGCCGCGAAGGCCGCCGCGCACGCGATGCTCGGCGTGCTCCGTCTGGAGCTCGCGGGGGAGCCGATCCGCGTGATCGAGATCGCGCCCGGCCAGGTGCGCACGGAGGAGTTCTCGCTCGTGCGCTTCGGCGGCGACCGGGCGAAGGCGGACGCGGTCTACGACGGCGTCCCCGGACCGCTGACCGCCGAGGACGTGGCCGAGGCGATCGTGCACGCGGTGGAGCTGCCGCCGCACGTGAACGTGGACCTGCTCACCCTCAAGCCCGTCGCGCAGGCCGCGCCGCACAAGCTGGTGCGGAAGCCGCTCGCCGTCCGCGAGGAGCTGACCGACCGAGGATGATCGCGATGCCCTCCGGGGCAGGTGGCGGTAGCGGTCAGGCGGCGGGCAGGGAGGCCGCGACCGGGACGTCCGGCAGCGGGCCGGTGAGGAACCCCTGCACCACGGGCCCGTGCAGCGCGACGACCGTCTCACGGGACATGCTCGCGATGGGCTCGCTCCGCCAGATGTAGCGGGTGATCGCGATGCCGCCGAGCGCCGCGCCCACGAGCGAGTTGCGGACGGCGGCCTCCTCCTGCGGGATCCCGTCGGGGAGGGCGCTCATCCAGTGCTGCGGCGCCGCCTCGGAGAACCGGCGGTAGGCCGCGCTGTCGTGGTCCGACGAGACGGTGACCCAGCGCATGATCGTGGATCCGACCGGGTGCTCCCACGTGTGCAGGGCCGCGGAGACGAGGGCCGCGCCGCGCTCCTCGATGGGCAGGTCGCGCAGACCGAGGTAGGGGGCGAGCAGGTCCTCCGACGGGCGCAGCGCCTCCTCGAGCAGCGCCTCGAGGGAGCCGAAGTAGTAGCGGACGAGGCTCGGGTCGACGCCGGCCGCCGCGGCGATGCGGCGGGCGCTGACGCGGTCGGCGCCCGATTCGATGAACAGCATGCGGGCCGCGTCGATGATGCTGGCCCGGGCGTCGCCGGAGGTGCGGGGGCCGCGGCGACGGGGGCCGGTGTCCTCCCCGCCGTGGTCGCGTGCATCGAGCTCGTTCGCCAGTACGGACATAGGGCGTCCCTCTCGTGTCATGAGCGACCACCGTAACCGCGGGCCGATGGACGGATGCCCCGGATGGGGGAATTGTGAACAACCCGTCGGCCGCCATGTAGTTTCGTCGAGGCATGTCCGTGCCGTCCCCGTGCTGCAGAAAGCCTCCGCGTGCCCCTGGTCCTCCCCCTCCCGTTCGAGATCATCTCCCTGACGGTCCTCGTCCTCGTCCTCGTCGCCGACCTGCTGATCGTCTACCGTCGCCCGCACGTGCCGTCGACGAAGGAGTCGGCCCTCTGGGTCGCGTTCTACGTGGGGCTCGCGCTGGTGTTCGCGGTGATCATGCTGTTCGTCGCGGGCGGCGAGCACGCGGGCCAGTTCCTCGCCGGGTGGCTGACGGAGTACAGCCTCAGCATCGACAACCTGTTCGTGTTCGTCATCATCATGAGCCGGTTCAGCGTGCCCCGGAAGTACCAGCAGGAGGTGCTCATGGTGGGCATCATCATCGCGCTGGTGCTGCGCGGGATCTTCATCCTGCTGGGCGCCGAGCTCATCGAGAGCTACAGCTGGATCTTCTACATCTTCGGCGCGTTCCTGCTCTACACGGCCGTGAAGCAGGCCGTCGGCGACGAGGACGAGGAGAGCGAGGACTCGCTCTTCATCAGGTTCCTCCGCCGGCGCCTCAAGATCGCCCCCGACTTCGACGGCGCGAAGGTGCGCACGGTGATCGACGGCCGCAAGGTGCTGACGCCCATGGTCATCGTGTTCGTGTCGATCGGCACCACGGACCTGATCTTCGCCCTCGACTCGATCCCGGCCATCTTCGGCATCACCGAGTCGCCCTTCATCGTCTTCACCGCCAACATCTTCGCCCTCATGGGCCTCCGCCAGCTCTACTTCCTGCTCGGCGGCCTCCTCGA encodes:
- a CDS encoding sensor histidine kinase is translated as MDRMKRERERLLQRTARVYGLSFTAVAAACILLPGEMPVPAAAGGVALLAVLAVAQWRIGTDARVRWMVVVLVAGLAAMVVAQLGGRSASSLTALTHISAGAIGSLALLETVRPGRLRVVAAAFVLTSAVAVGASWSTGAFPYVVLVHVFGWLLAGILGYWLSVAVHRVGRRITDIGRAHRAERMASELEAQRRQGARLLHDTVLATLTLLAHSGVGVTPQAMRQQAADDARLLRQLRLGANPTPQASGGYTLEPVEQSVLGNTLESVKQRFGRMGLEVSWHGTGQVLLPSDILDAFLLSLAECLENVRRHAGVTEAHVTITDDDTTVRAMVTDAGVGFDLAHVDQAKLGFKESVVARLTDVGGNARLFSSPGSGTTVVLEVPK
- a CDS encoding response regulator transcription factor, coding for MSRRPLHATGHGQRVRVALVDDHVLLLDGLSARLSRPRTGVEVVATSPTWNGLVRDDRFPDAFDVVVLDLALRDEVPVAQKIRTLTGAGLTSVLLSTHADPSTIHGAMRAGASAVVPKAESSEELIASIHAAADGTPRQTALVQQAMQDFQAEEDPRLGQQEQRALVLYAGGRSIRDVAEAMSTTEETVKSYIKRGRRKYLHAGTDLGTKLLLRRHAIRHGWIAPE
- the metX gene encoding homoserine O-acetyltransferase MetX, which gives rise to MDWQTPEDTVPSSLVTDAQIRSLIGRPPASGAWREGDPVADRLFAQVGGIDLEAGGRIPSVRVAYETFGERDPDGGNAVLVLHALTGDSHLRGSAGPGQPTGGWWSGIVGPGLAIDTDRWFVVAPNMLGGCQGTTGPASLAPDGAEWGARFPFITIRDQVAVQAALADALGIAVWAAVVGGSMGGMQALEWGVGLPDRMRRLAILAAPAIASADQIALNSVQAEAIRMDPAYRDGDYFDAADGDGPHRGLALARRMALLNYRSPDELNQRFARSWQSGISPMGDEGRYAVESYLDFHGNKFTRRFDATSYIRLIDAMSSHDVGRDRGGVEAALGRVRAATLVVGIDSDRLFPVPDQRLVARHVPGTVDGGEVVVISSDYGHDGFLIENEAVGRELARLLDTPA
- a CDS encoding bifunctional o-acetylhomoserine/o-acetylserine sulfhydrylase; this translates as MSDHDEDRAAGWRFETQQIHAGAAPDPVTHARATPIYQTTSYVFDDAQHAQDLFALAQPGNIYTRIMNPTQAVVEERIAALEGGTGALLVASGQSASTFAVLNIAQAGDHIVSSSSIYGGTYNLFKYTLAKLGIETTFVEDQDDPEAWARAARPNTKLFFAETIGNPRINVLDIRAVADVAHDAGVPLIVDSTIATPYLIRPLEHGADIVVHSATKFLGGHGTVIGGLVVDGGRFPWSEHAERFPGLTTPDPSYHGVTYAEALGDGLAYITKARVQLLRDLGASIAPASAWQLIQGIETLSLRIERHVQNAQAVAEWLDAHEDIANVYYAGLPSSPWYAAGNRYAPRGVGAVLSFELKGGVDAGRALVESLELFSHLANIGDVRSLVIHPASTTHAQLTPEQQLTAGVTPGLVRLSVGLESIDDIIEDLAAGLRAARAVKDGAAAPALAGTRQSGA
- a CDS encoding SDR family NAD(P)-dependent oxidoreductase gives rise to the protein MSSSKRVVVTGASSGIGAATVRLFRSRGWDVVGVARREDRLRALAEETGATYAVADLTVQADVDALRDHLRETGHVHALVNNAGGAVGTDSVEGGSSEDWAWMYDINVLAVRRVTSALLPLLRAGVPEGGSADIVTVSSIAAHVPYEGGGGYNAAKAAAHAMLGVLRLELAGEPIRVIEIAPGQVRTEEFSLVRFGGDRAKADAVYDGVPGPLTAEDVAEAIVHAVELPPHVNVDLLTLKPVAQAAPHKLVRKPLAVREELTDRG
- a CDS encoding TetR/AcrR family transcriptional regulator; the encoded protein is MSVLANELDARDHGGEDTGPRRRGPRTSGDARASIIDAARMLFIESGADRVSARRIAAAAGVDPSLVRYYFGSLEALLEEALRPSEDLLAPYLGLRDLPIEERGAALVSAALHTWEHPVGSTIMRWVTVSSDHDSAAYRRFSEAAPQHWMSALPDGIPQEEAAVRNSLVGAALGGIAITRYIWRSEPIASMSRETVVALHGPVVQGFLTGPLPDVPVAASLPAA
- a CDS encoding TerC family protein, coding for MPLVLPLPFEIISLTVLVLVLVADLLIVYRRPHVPSTKESALWVAFYVGLALVFAVIMLFVAGGEHAGQFLAGWLTEYSLSIDNLFVFVIIMSRFSVPRKYQQEVLMVGIIIALVLRGIFILLGAELIESYSWIFYIFGAFLLYTAVKQAVGDEDEESEDSLFIRFLRRRLKIAPDFDGAKVRTVIDGRKVLTPMVIVFVSIGTTDLIFALDSIPAIFGITESPFIVFTANIFALMGLRQLYFLLGGLLDRLVYLKYGIAFILFFIGVKLVLHAMHENTLPFVNGGEGIEWAPEIPTIVSLVVILASMVVATVASLIKMRADGVPVTGSADESAPVERGADDRDAR